One window of Hoplias malabaricus isolate fHopMal1 chromosome 16, fHopMal1.hap1, whole genome shotgun sequence genomic DNA carries:
- the fam163ab gene encoding protein FAM163A, whose amino-acid sequence MTAGTVVITGGILATVILLCIIVVLCYCRLQYYCCKKNGSDPDSASCSQAQLACDSCSPPRLDGASVAPLSLSARSFCPTCSPYSSSYYIRTTDETRNGAERIGYMPGQHESPSLSFALPSTHSTSLSSHTLPEFYSNTRAISTDV is encoded by the exons ATGACAGCGGGAACTGTGGTTATTACTGGAGGAATACTTGCAACGGTGATACTGCTGTGTATCATTGTAGTGCTCTGCTACTGCCGGCTCCAG TATTACTGCTGTAAGAAGAATGGGTCTGATCCAGACTCCGCCTCCTGTTCTCAGGCTCAGTTGGCCTGTGACTCCTGCAGCCCTCCCAGGCTGGACGGGGCCAGCGTGGCACCACTGTCCCTTTCGGCTCGCAGCTTTTGCCCCACCTGCTCGCCCTACAGCTCATCCTACTACATCCGCACCACGGACGAGACCCGCAACGGAGCCGAGCGCATCGGATACATGCCCGGTCAGCACGAGAGTCCGTCTCTGTCCTTCGCACTGCCctccacacacagcacctcGCTGAGCTCCCATACCCTGCCAGAGTTTTACTCCAACACACGCGCCATCAGCACTGACGTCTGA